In Dendropsophus ebraccatus isolate aDenEbr1 chromosome 14, aDenEbr1.pat, whole genome shotgun sequence, the following proteins share a genomic window:
- the TCF15 gene encoding transcription factor 15, whose translation MAFTMLRSMPAHVIYPDVSMMSEDEENRSESDASDQSYGCYETSAKRRKLPRKTGQVVVVKQRQAANARERDRTQSVNTAFTALRTLIPTEPVDRKLSKIETLRLASSYISHLANVLLIGEGCEDGQPCFSTVYRARDEAEGKLPRSICTFCLSNQRKGATRREHTGNCLKVRGLNTLRIPQR comes from the exons ATGGCTTTTACCATGCTGCGATCCATGCCTGCCCATGTGATTTATCCGGATGTTAGTATGATGTCTGAGGATGAGGAGAACAGGAGCGAGAGCGACGCTTCAGATCAATCCTATGGCTGCTATGAAACTTCTGCAAAGAGGAGAAAGCTTCCTAGGAAGACtgggcaggtggtggtggtgaagCAGAGGCAGGCGGCCAATGCCAGAGAAAGAGACAGGACACAAAGTGTTAACACAGCCTTCACTGCCCTGCGCACCCTCATACCTACTGAACCGGTGGACAGAAAGCTCTCCAAAATAGAGACTCTGCGCTTAGCCTCCAGCTATATCTCCCACCTGGCCAATGTGCTTCTAATAGGTGAAGGATGTGAGGATGGACAGCCCTGCTTCAGTACAGTCTACAGGGCCAGAGATGAAGCAGAGGGCAAGCTGCCCCGCAGCATCTGCACCTTCTGCCTCAGCAACCAAAGGAAGGGG GCCACAAGAAGAGAACACACTGGGAACTGCCTGAAAGTGCGAGGACTCAACACGTTACGCATCCCCCAGAGATGA